CGTGTTCGAGCGGCCAGCGCCATGGGCGTTTCTCTCCCGTCTCCCCCCGTTCACTCCTCGGCGGGGTCGAGGTCGAGGACGCCGGCGGTGACGAGGACGGAGAGAGCGAACGCGTAGACGGCGCAGGCGACGCCGACGGTGACGAAGGGGGCGGCGAGCAGGCGGGCGGTGTGGTAGCCGACGAACCCGCGGGTGACGCCCATCACGACGAACCCGCAGAGGGTGAAGACGAACGTCCCGACGGTGGCGACGAGGAAGCGCTTCTGCCGGTTCATCGCTCCGCCTCCACGCCGTCGCCGCCCGTCGACCACTCGCGGGACGCGGCCGGCGCGTTCGCCTCGCACTGCCGTGCTGACTCGGCCTGCGGCATACCTCGTCTTCGCGCCTCCGCGGGTAAATCGCCGTCGGTGCGCCCGAGGCTTCTTCCACTCGAAGGAGTATCGTACTTTTCGTCTGACGCGCGACTGCCACAGGCTTAATACGGGCTGACGTAGTCGTGTGGAGTATGTCGAGTGAGGTCGAGGACGAGCGGGTCGAGGAACTCGAAAAACGCGTTTCTGAGATGGAGGCGACGATTCGCGGGCTCACCGAGGAGCTCGTCGACGCGAACACGCGCATCCGGAAGCTCGAAGAGCGCGAAGGCATGCACGAGCCGATGGACCGGGTGGAACACCAGCAGGTCAGCCCGGACGGCCAGCCCGCAGCAGACGAGGAAGCGCCCGCCGGCGGCTGGGGCGAGGACGACGACGCGCAGCGGCAGGCGCGCTCGCAGATGGAGGAATCGAAGGGCGACGGAGCGGAAAGCTCTAAGGACGGCGACGCGAACGAAGAAGCAGAGAACGAGGACTCCGACCTCGGCGACGACATCATCGTCGCGTAAGGCGCGGGGTTCTCGGATTCGGGTTCCAGATGTATATCGACGAAATCGTTCTCGAGAATTTCAAGAGTTTC
This portion of the Halocalculus aciditolerans genome encodes:
- a CDS encoding DUF7518 family protein, with the translated sequence MSSEVEDERVEELEKRVSEMEATIRGLTEELVDANTRIRKLEEREGMHEPMDRVEHQQVSPDGQPAADEEAPAGGWGEDDDAQRQARSQMEESKGDGAESSKDGDANEEAENEDSDLGDDIIVA